AGCCTGGGCACTCGATCAAGCTTTCGGCTAAGCAAAGCGCCATCGAGGTGTCATCGGTCCATTGCCCTGGCTGGAGGTTAAAGGGGCCACCACCGACCATATCCGTGATGGGAGTAAATGACCCTGGCGGCTCAAACTCTAGCGTCGTGCCAACCGCATCACCCGTGGCTAGTCCTAGCAAGGCTCCTCGATAACGCTCAATTAACTCCACTATTCCTCCACCCGATAGCCTAATTCTGCAAGGCGAGTGCGCGATTGCCGCCACTTCGGTTGCACTTTCACAAACAACTCTAGGTACACCTTACCTGCAATTAATTTCTGCATTTGCTCACGGGCCGCACTGCCGATCGCCTTCAGCATGCTGCCACCTTTACCAATGACGATACCTTTTTGCGATTGCCGCTCTACATGAATGGTTGCCAGCAAGCGAGTAATGGTTGGTTCTTCTTCGACTCGGTCAATCGAGATCGCGACTGAGTGGGGCACTTCCTCGCGAGTCAGAAGCAAAATTTGCTCCCGGATCAGTTCGCCCATGATGAAGCGTTCTGGCTGGTCTGTGACGAGATCGGGTGGGTAGTAGTAGGGGCCAGGTTCCAGGCGATCGCCCAATAAAGTTTGTAGCGGTTCTAAGCCTTCACCCGTCAGAGCTGAGAATTTAGCGATCGGCCAACCGTAAGGTTCTGCCAAGGCGCGATAACTGGCATCTAGCACTTCTGTCTCAGCAGGCTGTTGGTCACTTTTGTTCAAGCCCAAAATCACTGGAGTTTCGGTTTTGCTCATTAACTCAGCAATGTAGCGATCGCCTCCACCCGCATCGACGGAGCTATCAACCACAAACAGCACCACATCGACCGAGTGAATGGCAATCTGAGCATTCTTGACCAAAACTTCCCCTAGTTGGTGGTGGGGTTTGTGAATGCCGGGAGTATCCACAAAAATAAACTGACTATCTGGCGTAGTCAAAATTCCTAAAAGCCGATTACGGGTCGTTTGGGCTACAGGCGATGTAATGGCAATCTTTTGTCCCACTAAATAATTCATCAAGGTTGACTTGCCGACATTGGGACGGCCAATGATGCCCACAAAGCCTGATTTAAAGCCTTCTGGCGCAACTGGAATGCTCCACTGATCTGATAGCTCTGACATAGTTATTGTTCTCGCCTGCGCCTGTTCATCGTTTGCTGATTTGCCAAAAAGCGCAATATTGTCATAGTAGCGTTGCTAGCGATAGTCCTATCAGAAGTCTGATCACACCTAGTTTCAGACCTAGTTTGACGGAGCGATCGCACTGTATCCAGAGCAAATAGGCAACTTGGCCATCAGTCCATGAAGCTCAGCCAAGCAAACCTAAAGCCAACCTGGAATTCTATAAAAACGCTACCGCTTAGCAGTACTGTACAGCCTGACCTTATTTGTCGTTTAGGCGACGGCGGGCAATATGGGACAGAAGCGGATTGGAATTCTGACGAGTGGAGGCGATTGTGCTGGACTCAATGCTGCCATCCGAGCGGTGGTGTGTAGAGCAGCAGGTACTTACGGTTGGGAGGTGCTAGGGATTCGGCAAGCGACCCAAGGGCTGATGCACAGCCCACCCCAGGCAATTTGCTTAGAACTAGACAAGGTTGACTCTCTGCGAGTTGCGGGTGGCACGATGCTCGGCACCACCAATCAAGGCGATCCCTTTGCCTTTCCCATGCCCGACGGCACCCTTTGCGATCGCTCGCAAGACATTATTGCTGGCTACCATCAGCTCGGTCTAGATGCCATCATCGGCATTGGGGGTGATGGGAGTATGGCAATTCTGCGGCGCATTGCCGAACAAGGCAACCTGAACCTGGTGGCGATCCCCAAAACTATTGACAACGATGTGGGTGTGACCGAGCACTCAATTGGCTTTGACACTGCCGTCAATACCGCGACCGAAGCTCTCGATCGCCTGCATTTTACAGCCGCTAGTCATAGCCGCGTCATGATTCTAGAAGTGATGGGTCGTGATGCAGGCCATATTGCCATTACCGCAGGCATTGCGGGTGGTGCCGACGTGATCTTGATTCCCGAAATTCCCTACACCATCGCTAACATCTGCCACAAAATTAAGGAGCGCCAAGAGCAAGGTAAAAACTATTCGCTGGTGATCGTCTCGGAAGCGGTGCGGACGGAGGCAGGAGACCCAGTCGTGATCACCAATCGCCTGGGCCAGTGCCGTTACGGGGGAATTGGTGACTACTTAGCCGATCGCATTTGTGACTGTAGTGGGGCTGAAACTCGTGTGACAGTGCTGGGTCATGTGCAGCGGGGAGGAACACCTTCGCCACTCGATCGCCTGGTCGCATCAGCCTTTGGTGTAGCTGCGGTCGATCTGATTGCTGAGGAGAAATATGATCACATGGTCACTTGGCAGAACCGTCAGGTCGTCAGTGTTCCCATTAGTGAGGCGATCGCGCACTACCAAGCCGTAAACCCTAGCGGCACCTTAGTCAAAACTGCGCGGGGCTTAGGCATTTACCTGGGCGATTAAAAAGAGATCAAAAAAAGCCCTCATTCCAAGGCGGAGAAGGGCTTTAATCTCTCTCCCCTTCCCTACAGGGAAGGGGCTGGGGGTTAGGTCATGATTAGCGTTTTGACTTGAACGAGTCTAACCATTCTCTGGTTTGTTGGGCCGCGATTTCTCGACCACCCAAGCCGAAGGCCAACGCGATCGCTACGGCAATAGCGCCTAGCAACAGACCAAACGCCAAATTGACGATATTCGGCGCGATACCCATTTGCTGGAGTGCCATTGCTGAAACGAAAGCGATAATGGCAATTCGTGCCGTCTGGCCCAAAATTCTAGCTTGGGAGTTGCCAGAGCTAGTAATGAGGTTGAACGCGAGATTTGCCAAATACAAACCGATCGCAAACACTACCAAACCAGACAGAATCCGCCCAAATACCAACAGTAACCCAGCCACGATCGCAGTTAGAGCTGCGAAATTCAGCACATTCGTAGCGGCTACAGTCGCAAATAGGAGAATCCCAACCAAGGTGATGATGCCAGCCACCTCAGAAGGAGTGCGAGTTCTGGGAGTCGTGGGGCTAACCTGACCCAGCTCCTGAATCACAGGGGACTCACCCGCTAGAGGCGCAGGGGGAGCCGAGTAGGGAGTTGATTGTAGACCCAACCAGTAGAAAATATTGTTGAAGCCCAGACTGGTCAAAATATTCGTGACCAAGTCAGCTACAAATTTTCCAATTGCATAAGCGATCGCCAGAATCAAGGCTGCCGTAAAAATCTGCGGGATGGCATTGAGGATCTGAGTCAGCATCGAAATTGCTGGCTGAGAAATCGCATCAATCCGCAGCGCATTCAAAGCCGCGATCGCCGTTGGAATCAGAATTAAAACATAGACAATCGTGCCAATAATCCAAGAGAGAGATTGGCCGCCTGCTGTACCCCTTAGCCCAAAGCGGGTACCAACGCGATCAGTCCCTGCGGCGGCGAGCAAGTTGGTCACGATGCGACGCACCACTTGAGCAATCAGCCAACCTGCCGCTCCGATCAACACTGCTGCCAAGATATTCGGCAGAACTGCCAAAATCTCATTCAGTAGCTGTTGTACGGGTTGCAGCGTTCCCTGTAACTCCAGCGTATTTAGGATCGCTGGGAGGAACAGCAGAAAAATAAACCAATACAGCGCATTGCCAATCGTTTCACTTAACGAAAATGGCGGGTCTGTCGGTGGCGGTGCAATGGGTCGAGTTGTACTAGAGGCTTCTAGTGGATCAGGGTCATTCGGCGGTTCATTGATTTGCTCACCCAACCGTGCATCTAAGCCAAATGCATGGAGCCCCTGCGTCACAATCAGCTTGACTACTGTGGCAATGGCCCAGGCGATCGCTAACAAAATCCCAGCCCCTGCCAGTTTAGGCAAGAAGCGCAGAATTTGGTCGAGGAACGTGTTGAGAGGTTGAGAAACCGCAGTTAGGTTGAGCGCCTGTAAAAAGGCCACCACCGTGAAAATGGTAATTAGCCAAAAAACGGCATCCCCCACCCATTTTTCCACCCTCGGTGGCCGCGTTCCCGCTTGGTGACGAGTGATGCGCTCGGCTAACTTATTGTCTATATCTGTCCGGTTCAATATACCTCGGACTACCGCTGCGACCAATGCCGCAATGAGTAGCCCCACCACCAAAATAATCAGAGCTTTAATTAAGCTCGGAATCGCAGTGCCCAAACTGAGGCCGATTCCTTGCAGAAAACCATCTGCCCCGGTCGAATAAGCTCCTGGGGCTGCTTGTGGTGCTGTAGTTGTAGGAGAATTTGCTGGAGCCTGTGCCAACAGCCAGTTAAGTTGCGGTATGGGCACAGACGCGCTGACGATTTGTGTAATTTCTTGCCAAGTTCTATCCATAATTCCTGAGCTAGCTTTAGCCCCTCAGTCCCGTAAGAACACGACTTTTGCTTGAGATAGATTGATTTGTGAGAAATAGCTTACTTAGCACCCCACATCTCTACTGTCATCCTGCTTGCAAAGCACAAGACATGGCGACGTAGAACTAAACATTGATAACGTAAGCTCGAATTCTAGGTTTTACATCTATCTATATGGAGAATTAAGACGTAAAAAGCTAGGATTCGCTAATTTTTAACGTTTATTCAAGACTTTACCTGCCCGAATCAAAATAGTCAGACCGAGATTGACCTAATATTCGGTAGACCAGCGTCAATCAACTGGATGTATCGTGGGTATTGAGTTCTAGGCAGGGGGTAAGCCAACTGTACAGCTACCCTGCTGAAGGCGACTGGTTCTCGCTAGAGTAGACGAGTGAGGAGTTTTGTGGCCGCTTGCTTGGCTGTCTCCTCTGTGATGTTTATGCCACCCCGCATTAACAGTAGGATGCGTTCTATCTCCACCTCAAAAAAAACCAACTCACAAAAGACAAACCCGCGCAGCAGAATGCCATTGCAGCAGAGTTTCGAGCAGTCTATTCAAATCAATGCTAGTGCCACCGCTGTAGAGCGCTGCATTACAGACCTAAACTTAATGCATCGTTGGTTAAATCCAGCTTTGCGGTGCGAATCTGTAGGCGAGTGGAGTACCGATGTGGGTAGTCGCAGCCGTTTTATTATTCAGATTCCGTTTTTGCAGCCTGCGTTGAATAGTGTAGTGGCCGCCAGAGAACCAGGCTTGGTGGTTTGGGAGTTCGATGGCTTCTTTCACGGGCGCGATCGCTGGGAGTGCAACCCCAATGATCGAGGCACCTACCTGCTCAACCGCTTTGAGTTCGAAATCCCTAACTCCCTCATCCGCTTCGGGTTCAATACCTTCGCTGCTAGCTGGACGCAAGAAGATATGCAAGCTCAGCTACGCCGCCTGAAGCGAGTCGCAGAGGAACTGCACCGAAAACTGCACACTTGAGTTTGCCTCGGTGGAAGGTAACTAAGTGTGAGGTGATCAGTGTGAGCTAGTAGGTGCGGCGCAAAATGCCAAACTCGAAGCGGGTTAGAGGGAGTACACCTGCCCATCAATCAGCAAACGAGTAATCCCCTTTGCTTGCAAGTAGCCACTCACTTTCGGCAACATTCTGCCATCGGGAACCTTGATCACCCGCTGATTGCGCTTGGAGAAGCGACGAGCCACACGATGATTGTCAAAAATTGGCAAAGTTTTGGCTTGAATATCTTCGCTAGGAATTTGTCCTAGATCCCCAAACTCCCGGAGTGGCCGAGTAATTAGCTCTGCCATCCGATCCACCACTAGGTAAAACGTTTTAGGAATTGAGGCTTCTGCTAGGGGCAAAACTCGGACAAAGGCTCTGTTTTGCAGTTGACCATCCATGAAGGAGCCAGCATCATCAAAGTCTCCTTCCTCGTCGTCATCTTCGTCTTCTAGATCATCTAGGTCGTCATCATCTAGGTCGTCGTCATCCAGGTCGTCGTCTTCATCCTCTAAATCCATCAACTCTGCTGCTTGCGCTTGCAGATTTTCTGACAAAACCTCTTTGGCAATTTCAGCACCTACCCCATCAATGGGTGGAGCAATAGCCGCTCTGACGACGGGAAGTATTTTAATTTGCTTTTTCTCAACTTCGGGAGCCGCAGAAGGAATATCCAAGAGCTGCAACTGCGATTCCATGACCTCCGGTTCTTCAGGAGACTCAGCAGATATCGCCTC
This region of Trichocoleus desertorum NBK24 genomic DNA includes:
- the era gene encoding GTPase Era; its protein translation is MSELSDQWSIPVAPEGFKSGFVGIIGRPNVGKSTLMNYLVGQKIAITSPVAQTTRNRLLGILTTPDSQFIFVDTPGIHKPHHQLGEVLVKNAQIAIHSVDVVLFVVDSSVDAGGGDRYIAELMSKTETPVILGLNKSDQQPAETEVLDASYRALAEPYGWPIAKFSALTGEGLEPLQTLLGDRLEPGPYYYPPDLVTDQPERFIMGELIREQILLLTREEVPHSVAISIDRVEEEPTITRLLATIHVERQSQKGIVIGKGGSMLKAIGSAAREQMQKLIAGKVYLELFVKVQPKWRQSRTRLAELGYRVEE
- a CDS encoding ATP-dependent 6-phosphofructokinase, which gives rise to MGQKRIGILTSGGDCAGLNAAIRAVVCRAAGTYGWEVLGIRQATQGLMHSPPQAICLELDKVDSLRVAGGTMLGTTNQGDPFAFPMPDGTLCDRSQDIIAGYHQLGLDAIIGIGGDGSMAILRRIAEQGNLNLVAIPKTIDNDVGVTEHSIGFDTAVNTATEALDRLHFTAASHSRVMILEVMGRDAGHIAITAGIAGGADVILIPEIPYTIANICHKIKERQEQGKNYSLVIVSEAVRTEAGDPVVITNRLGQCRYGGIGDYLADRICDCSGAETRVTVLGHVQRGGTPSPLDRLVASAFGVAAVDLIAEEKYDHMVTWQNRQVVSVPISEAIAHYQAVNPSGTLVKTARGLGIYLGD
- a CDS encoding mechanosensitive ion channel, whose amino-acid sequence is MDRTWQEITQIVSASVPIPQLNWLLAQAPANSPTTTAPQAAPGAYSTGADGFLQGIGLSLGTAIPSLIKALIILVVGLLIAALVAAVVRGILNRTDIDNKLAERITRHQAGTRPPRVEKWVGDAVFWLITIFTVVAFLQALNLTAVSQPLNTFLDQILRFLPKLAGAGILLAIAWAIATVVKLIVTQGLHAFGLDARLGEQINEPPNDPDPLEASSTTRPIAPPPTDPPFSLSETIGNALYWFIFLLFLPAILNTLELQGTLQPVQQLLNEILAVLPNILAAVLIGAAGWLIAQVVRRIVTNLLAAAGTDRVGTRFGLRGTAGGQSLSWIIGTIVYVLILIPTAIAALNALRIDAISQPAISMLTQILNAIPQIFTAALILAIAYAIGKFVADLVTNILTSLGFNNIFYWLGLQSTPYSAPPAPLAGESPVIQELGQVSPTTPRTRTPSEVAGIITLVGILLFATVAATNVLNFAALTAIVAGLLLVFGRILSGLVVFAIGLYLANLAFNLITSSGNSQARILGQTARIAIIAFVSAMALQQMGIAPNIVNLAFGLLLGAIAVAIALAFGLGGREIAAQQTREWLDSFKSKR
- a CDS encoding SRPBCC family protein, which produces MPLQQSFEQSIQINASATAVERCITDLNLMHRWLNPALRCESVGEWSTDVGSRSRFIIQIPFLQPALNSVVAAREPGLVVWEFDGFFHGRDRWECNPNDRGTYLLNRFEFEIPNSLIRFGFNTFAASWTQEDMQAQLRRLKRVAEELHRKLHT